GGTACATAGACTACTGCCCCAAGGGCTGGTATTACTACAAGCTCAACTGCTTCAAGTATTTCAGTCAGCTCCGGAGCTGGGACGAGGCTGAGGTAAGACTGCTGGGGTACCCAGGCGGCCGGGGACCCCCCATGTCCCTGGGGTGCCTGGTCAGTGACGGCTGTCCCTGCAGCGGCAGTGCCAGGCCAGCCACGCCAGCGCCCACCTGGCCTGGGTGGAGGAGCCCAAGGAGGCAGCCACCCTGCAGAGGGTCATCTCCTACTACCAGCGCGTGCAGCCCGTCTGGCTCGGCCTCCACTACGGGCAGGAGGTgaggtggggggcgggggggggggagggcagggggtgggaggcagggggcAGCCTCTGACCCCCCTCGCCCTGCACAGAGCCAGGCCTGGCAGTGGGTGAGTGGGGACAAGTACAGCGTCACCAGTGGGCTGGCTCGGAGCGGTGCCCACAGTGGCACCTGCGGCATCCTGACCCATCTCAGCGGTGAGTGCCCGGACCCCACCACCACTTCCAGCGCTAGCTCTTGGAcagcatccctcctcctcctcctcctcctcctcctcctgctcctctgggtCCTGTCCCCTCcaggggctgcggtgggcagagctggtgccCCTGCCCTCGCCGCTGCCCCCACCAACCCCCAGCCCATCTCTCCATCAGGCTTCACCCTTTGGTCCAGCGCCGACTGCTCCCAGCGCCACCACTACGTCTGCAAGTTCAGCCCGGTGCACTGAGCACGGCCCTGGGGCCTGGGGGGGACCCCACGCCAGCGACGCTCCCCTCCTGCCACCTCTGCTCTTCTCCCCCCACTTCCTAAAAATACAtctataaaaaaagaagcatgcaAGTGCTGTgtgagctctgtgctgctgcaaagcCTTGGGCTGTTCCGGGCGAGGGAGAGGCAGGTGCTGCCGCGGCTCCCGGGGGCTTGGGCAGTGCCGGTGCCAGCGGAGCTGCTTGGGGGTGAGCTCCCGGGAGCCGTGGGGCCGGTGGCTCTCCCAGCCGGGTGCTGGTGTTTGCTCACCCTCAGCCCTCTGGTGCCAAATGGGACAGGTGTCCCTGGGGTGCAAAGTGCATGGAcaggggtgtccccagggtgccGGTGTCAAGATGTGGGGCACAGACATGGGTGGGGATGGGAGCTGGCATGGGGGTGCAGGCATGGGGATgggtgccccccgccccctgcaGACAGCTCCACGGGGGTCCGGGGGCTGCGATGCTGCCCTGTGGCCATGTTGACAGCAGCAGCGAGACCAAAGGTCCGTTCTGGTGTCACCGCAGTGTTGCCACAGGCATCACGTGGCTGTTTACTCTGCTATTTTGAAGACGGCTCTGCCCCCACCGAGCTCATGGTTTTTTTCGCCCCCGGAGCTGCGGCATGTGATGGAGGTGGACCGCTTCCCAGGTGGCACGGATGGTGGTGGCACCACAGCCGAAGctgccctctgctccctccccaggaCAGCCGGGGAGGCCACGCAGCACCTTGCACCAGCCGCAGTGaccacagctgtgccagccagGCACCGGGGCTGCCACCAGCCCTTGGCAcggggagcaggggctgcaggacagcCCGTCCCACTGCTCGGCCCCAGCTCCGGCTGAGCATGTCCCCGGGGTTTGGGGCATGAGACAGAGACATCTTGCAAGTTTCCCCCTCCAAAGCCAGCGCTTGCTCTGCCGGCCCTGTCGCGTTGGCTGGTGCTTGGTGACCTTTGAGCGCTGGGGTCTGGCGGGCTGATAAGGGCCAGGAGGGCTGTGCCGTGCCACCCACGCAGTTTATAAAAGCACCACACAAGGCCCATCCTGCTGTCTGTCCTGCCGTCTGTCCCTCCGTTCCTGCAGCGGCCGGGGTGAAGATGCTGCGCTTGGTCGGCCGCGCCGCACGCTGCTGGGGGGCAAGGCAGGCACCGCCAGGGCCAGAGCGGGCAGCCCACGGGCCCCAGCACTCCATGCCCATGCAGAGAGCATGGTGAGCACCCACGCGGGTCGGGTGGGGTGGAAGCAtaacttggggggggggaggcggggagcTGGCAGCGCTCTTAAACCTTGCTGGGGAAGGGCatgctctccctcctccccacagcGTTGCTGGGCACAGGGAACCTGCAGAGATTTGGGGTGCTGGTGGCCTGGGGTGCTCGCTGGTGGCATCTCCCCAGGGCCACCGCCTGCCCCCGAGGCTTGGGGCTGCCGCAAGACTGTCGCCGctccctctgcccagcagcctcTCCAGCAGTGCCGGGACGGGTGTCTGGCCCAAGGACGTGGGCATCCTGGCGCTGGAGGTGTACTTCCCTGCCCAGTACgtggagcaggaggagctggagcggTACGATGGCGTTGAGGCCGGCAAGTACACACGGGGCTTGGGCCAGCAGCAGATGGGCTTCTGCGCTGCCCATGAAGACATCAACTCCCTGTGCCTGACGGTGGTGCAGCGGCTGGTGGAGCGCGGGCGCCTCTCCTGGGATGCCATCGGCCGCCTGGAGGTGGGCACCGAGACTGTCATCGACAAGTCCAAGGCTGTCAAGACCGTCCTTATGCAGCTTTTCCATGACTCGGGCAACACTGATGTGGAGGGCATCGACACCACCAACGCCTGTTACGGGGGCACGGCCTCGCTCTTCAATGCAGCTGCCTGGGTGGAGTCCAGCGCCTGGGATGGTGGGTGCGGGTGTtgggtgggtgctgtgggatgggggaaggagGCTGGAGGTGGCCCCAAACCCAAAGATCCTCCAGCAAGCCTCAAAGGGAGCTGCTGCCCCTCCAGGCTCTCCATCACTCCTGTTTCTTGCCTGCCTTCTCCATGACACCCGGCAGTGCAGGGATGGGTGGGAGCACACAAAGGCCACAGAATGGACTCTTCCACCTGCTGACAGCCCCACTGTCCTTCTTCAGGTCGCTAtgctgtggtggtgtgtgggGACATCGCTGTCTATGCCACGGGGAACGCACGGCCCACGGGAGGTGCCGGTGCCATCGCCATGCTGGTAGGACCCAACGCCCCGCTGGTGCTGGAGAGAGGTTGGTGTCATGAGGCCCTGGGGATAGCGAGCTGATGGGTGCTGTCCCTGGGGGGTATATAACCATGTCCCAGCCTTGGAcagggctgctcagccccagcagcaccggctctgccagccccagtaGCTGAGTACCCCAGGATCCCAGCCAGTCACATCCCTGTGGGCACCGCGGAGCAATGCAAGGAGGCTGGTGGATGCTGGGACTGGCATGGCAGGCAGCACCTATGGGTGCTTGCCATCTGGCTGGGACTCCTGGATGCTCCCTGACAGCTGCctctccctgtgcccccagGCCTGCGAGGAACCCACATGGAGCACGCCTACGACTTCTACAAGCCAGACCTGTCCTCTGAGTACCCGGTGGTGGACGGGCAGCTCTCCATCCAGTGCTACCTGCGGGCGCTGGACCGCTGCTATGCCGTGTACCGCCGGAAGGCAGAGAGCCAGTGGCAGCAGGGTAAGCAGTGGCTCCCCCGGGGCGCCCATGCCATCCCACCAGATGCTGACGGCCCCACGTTGCCTTCCAGCGGGCATCCAGCGGCCCTTCACCCTCGACGACTTCAAGTTCATCATCTTCCACACACCCTTCTGCAAGCTGGTGCAGAAGTCTGTGGGGCGGCTGCTGCTGAATGACTTCTTGGCCACCCCCAACCCTGACACGGCCACCGGCCTCTACAAGGGGCTTCAGCCCTTTCGGTGGGTCCCTGCGCCGTGtcccctgtcccccagcctggctggggatGTGCCCATGTGGGGTTTGAGCTGGCCTCTCTCTGGGCAGCGGTGTGAAGCTGGAGGACACCTACACCAGCAAGGAGGTGGAGAAGGCGTTCCAGGCGGCCAGCCAGGACATCTTCAACCAGAAGACCAAGCCCTCGCTGCTCCTCTCCTCACGTAACGGCAACATGTACACACCATCCATGTACGGCTGCCTGGCCTCCCTCCTGGCACAGTGAGTCCCCACAAAAGCTGTCTCGGGGTGGTGGGGAGCTCATCTCAGGGAGGGCAGCCCCTGGCTTGGCTGGCTGGGGGCGGCAGGCATAGGCACACACCCTCCCCCTGCCACCTCCAGCAGAGATCTGACACTTTCATTGCATGTAGCCCCTGGCATGGATGCGGCCCATTCCACGCCGCCTCCCTGCCAGCCTTTCCATCTCGGCTCGCTGGAGCTGGGTTGGCACATAAAGCCCTTCTGTTGGTTCTGAGGGATGAAAATCCCTTTGTTGTGCCCAACAGAACGGCTGATCCCACGGTGAAGGAGCCGTGAGAATGGCCTGGCACTGGTGGCATAAAGAAAGCCTCAGCAATGTGGCCCCGATGCCAGCACACCCTGGCCTGCaaagggggcagggggcagccccAAATCCCCTCTAACACCCCTAACCCCTTGCTGCAGGTCCTCAGCACGGGACCTGGCTGGGTCCCGGATCGGTGCCTTCTCCTACGGCTcggggctggctgccagcatGTTCTCCCTCCGCGTCTCACAGGATGCAGCCCCAGGTGAGCTCCATGGGAaaggggggctgggaggggagggtggcatggagctgtggggctggggccaccagcagcaccatcTCACCCCGGGGGTGCCCACGGCCAGGCTCACCCCTGGACAAGCTGATCTCCAGCCTGGCTGACCTGCCAGCTCGCCTGGATGCCCGCAAGCGCGTGGCCCCGCAGGACTTCGCCGAGATCATGAAGCAGCGGGAGGAAACCCATCACTTAGGTGAGCGGGCCCGGGGGATGTGACACCCCCCCGCTGGGAGCCCACGGCCCTCCTGAGCATGACCACCCTCTCCCCGCAGCCGACCACGCTCCCCATGGCTCCCAGGCAGATCTCTTCCCTGGCACCTGGTACCTGACGCGGGTGGATGCCAAGTACCGCCGGGAATATGCCAGGAAGCCTGTCTAGGGGGGACCAGAGTGGTGAGCTCTGGGGAAGGGGATGCTCTTTCCCACCAGCATCCCTGCTTACCCCCAAATCCGGGGATGGCCTCTGTAGGGGAACCTCACTTTGGATGGCTGGGAAgcggccagcagcacctcgggccctggagctggtggagaCAACGGCGTTTCCCACAAACACCTCGGTGGCACAAGGGAATAAAGGAGCGGATGAGAcggagcagcagcctggctctggctCCTGGGCATGAGTGGTCCCCTCTCACCCGGGGGCCCTTCCCTcagccacagcagggctggatCGTGGCCCCTTACGGATCTATCCCATGGGCACCCAGCGTGGCCACCTGTCCTGTTGGACACGTGCCTCAGGACCCCTGATTTCCCCAGGACGGGAGCATGCCCGTACATTTTGTGGGAGCCAAGTAAACCCCAGCTCTGGGGTCTGGGGGTGGGAAGATGCCATTTTCCCTGTGACATCGGCAAATTGAAACATCCCCATGGGAAAACCCAGGGGACAGGAGGGTGCAGGCGATGCTGGGGCTCACAGGAAGGCTCAGCTCCCTTGGAGCACTGCCTGCTCTCTGGGCCACGTCCCCGCATGGGACCATGGCCAGAGGGGACCTTGgcggggctgcagcagctgtggagaCCTTTGCACCCttaagcaaacagcagcagggctggggggtggtgggggccGGAGATTTGGGGAGAGAAGTTTGGAGTCAAGGACAAGGGACCGCACAGACAGGCATCACACACGCTCCCCTTCTGGACCCTTTATTGAGTGTGGGGCCACCCCAAGCCCAGCGTGGGGGCCGGGGGTGGCCGGATGGAATGCTCCCCCAGCTTGGGTGGTGGGgtccaggtgctgcagctgtggggagagcCCCTGCTGGTGGTCAGGGGCTACAGGTGGAGCTGGAAGACCTCCATGGTGCGTGGTTTCAACTCGCTGAGGTCCGACAAAGGGGCTGAGAGCCCGACGACACTCCACTGCTCCCCTGCCACCGTGCTGGAGCTGTGGTAGGACTGGAGCTGGACGcccaccttccccagcagccctggagaggaggagaggggttAGGGGCCACcggctgccccccccgccccagcacccagcagggctctgcccaTCCCGACACCCTGCAAAAGGTCCACAATGCCATCtcgtccccccaccccaagtcTTTTGCTCCACATCCCCCAAACCCCTGCCCAAGCCCCCCCCATCGCCCTGATCCCCGTCTCTTCATGCAGCACccgctccctccctgctgcagcaggggccCAGCTCCAGAGTAGAGGCAGGGTCCCCCCAAGGCTGCGCCCCCCCTGCTCGGGGCCGATGCCAGGAGCTCACCGGCAAGCGCGGGCAGAGCACCAGGCTCGGTGGCTTTGGCTCTGTAGATGAGGAGAGGGCCAGCCAGCGGGGCCGGCTGCTTGAAGGTGGCCCCGTTGAGCTCCCGCAGCACCGGGGTGCTGCCCTGCACTGTCCCCGCCACGCGGTGTGGGGTGCCCTGCAGGGACACCTGCAGCAAGCCGGTGCTGCCGTCGGGCTCAGGGGCCACGTGGCCGTGGGTGGTTGTGACCTGCCAGAGAGACGTGGCCGCTCAGTGCCCAGGTCCTGTGCGCAGCGGGGCGGAGGGAGGGGGTGTCTTCAGAGGCACCTCGGGGATGCCTCCCCAGCCTGAGAGCTGCATTAGCAGCCCACGGGGTGACCCCAGGCTCAGACCACTTGGTGGGGAAGGACAGGGTCTGGGTGCACCAGGTTTGGTGTGCAGAGCCACGGGTGCCCACGCACCTTCAGCCCAGCCTCCTGGGCCAGCAGCGGGGCATTCACCAGGGTCACCTCCTTCTGTGTCCCTCCAGCCAGCATGCCTGCAGCCACGGCAGGCGTCAGGTAGCTCCCGGCCTCCTGCAGGGGTGTtcctggggtgcagggaggaggcagaaggtgGGTGGGCCAGCCGCAGAGAGGTCAGCCTGCACTGGACTGGCAAGCTGGGCTGCTCCTTCCACCCACCCACGCATACGCCCATCCTTGCTGCCATCCTCCCACCCACACATCCCTACACCCATCCCtactcccacccacccacccatccataCCCCCGTCCCCCCGCCATCCTCCCATCCCACTGCCAACCACCCTCCTGGCCATCCCTCCTGGCCGCCCTCCCATCCCCGCTCCCACACGCCCATCCCAGCGGGTCCCCGCACACCCTGCTGCATTGCCCACCCATCGGGGTCCTTGCACCCAGGCACAgggcgcagccccccagctcaCCTAGGGTGCAGACCTGCACGCTGCCCTGTGCTTGCTTGCCCTCAGCGtgcagcagtgtgcccagggctCTGGCCAGGGCAATCCAGGGCTTGGTCTGGGGtgcaaaagccttgctgagagCCTGCCCGTTAACCTGCGAGGAAGACCAGGGCAATGAGAACTTGCCAGTGAGCACACAGGGTTTCCCCCAATGTTTTAtggatggggaaactgaggcatggagGTCAGGTGCCCAGCGGGGGGACTCACTGTGCcagccagccccttccctgtgGCCATGTCCACGATCTGCATGGCGATCTCCTTGCCGCAGCGGCTCTGTGCCTCGTGTGTGCTGGCACCCAGGTGTGGGCAGCAGATGACGTTGGGGTGGTTCACCAGGTCACGGTCCTTCGGGGGCTCCTGCCGACCCATCCCATCCAGCCATCAGGCCCTGGCACCCACCTGGGAGCCCCAGAGGGGGGCACGTACCCCCCCTCCCTTGCCAGGAGGGAAACGAGGGAGGGCTTTGCTAGGCTGCCCTGGCCTGGCT
Above is a window of Falco biarmicus isolate bFalBia1 chromosome 11, bFalBia1.pri, whole genome shotgun sequence DNA encoding:
- the REG4 gene encoding regenerating islet-derived protein 4 encodes the protein MVAVARFTLVLLGCVGLLWPAGARYIDYCPKGWYYYKLNCFKYFSQLRSWDEAERQCQASHASAHLAWVEEPKEAATLQRVISYYQRVQPVWLGLHYGQESQAWQWVSGDKYSVTSGLARSGAHSGTCGILTHLSGFTLWSSADCSQRHHYVCKFSPVH
- the HMGCS2 gene encoding hydroxymethylglutaryl-CoA synthase, mitochondrial isoform X1 is translated as MLRLVGRAARCWGARQAPPGPERAAHGPQHSMPMQRACSLSSSAGTGVWPKDVGILALEVYFPAQYVEQEELERYDGVEAGKYTRGLGQQQMGFCAAHEDINSLCLTVVQRLVERGRLSWDAIGRLEVGTETVIDKSKAVKTVLMQLFHDSGNTDVEGIDTTNACYGGTASLFNAAAWVESSAWDGRYAVVVCGDIAVYATGNARPTGGAGAIAMLVGPNAPLVLERGLRGTHMEHAYDFYKPDLSSEYPVVDGQLSIQCYLRALDRCYAVYRRKAESQWQQAGIQRPFTLDDFKFIIFHTPFCKLVQKSVGRLLLNDFLATPNPDTATGLYKGLQPFRGVKLEDTYTSKEVEKAFQAASQDIFNQKTKPSLLLSSRNGNMYTPSMYGCLASLLAQSSARDLAGSRIGAFSYGSGLAASMFSLRVSQDAAPGSPLDKLISSLADLPARLDARKRVAPQDFAEIMKQREETHHLADHAPHGSQADLFPGTWYLTRVDAKYRREYARKPV
- the HMGCS2 gene encoding hydroxymethylglutaryl-CoA synthase, mitochondrial isoform X2 codes for the protein MLRLVGRAARCWGARQAPPGPERAAHGPQHSMPMQRACLSSSAGTGVWPKDVGILALEVYFPAQYVEQEELERYDGVEAGKYTRGLGQQQMGFCAAHEDINSLCLTVVQRLVERGRLSWDAIGRLEVGTETVIDKSKAVKTVLMQLFHDSGNTDVEGIDTTNACYGGTASLFNAAAWVESSAWDGRYAVVVCGDIAVYATGNARPTGGAGAIAMLVGPNAPLVLERGLRGTHMEHAYDFYKPDLSSEYPVVDGQLSIQCYLRALDRCYAVYRRKAESQWQQAGIQRPFTLDDFKFIIFHTPFCKLVQKSVGRLLLNDFLATPNPDTATGLYKGLQPFRGVKLEDTYTSKEVEKAFQAASQDIFNQKTKPSLLLSSRNGNMYTPSMYGCLASLLAQSSARDLAGSRIGAFSYGSGLAASMFSLRVSQDAAPGSPLDKLISSLADLPARLDARKRVAPQDFAEIMKQREETHHLADHAPHGSQADLFPGTWYLTRVDAKYRREYARKPV
- the PHGDH gene encoding D-3-phosphoglycerate dehydrogenase yields the protein MALGKLQKVLISDSLDPCCREILQAGGLRVQEKPGLSKEELLREIRDCDGLIVRSATKVTADVLEAAQRLQVVGRAGTGVDNVDVEAATRKGVLVMNTPTGNSLSAAELTCGMILCLARQIPQAAASMKEGKWDRKKYMGMELNGKTLAVLGLGRIGREVATRMQAFGMKTIGYDPIITPEASAAFGVEQLPLEQIWPRCDFITVHTPLLPSTTGLLNDSTFAKCRRGVQVVNCARGGIVDEGALLRALQSGQCGGAALDVFTQEPPKDRDLVNHPNVICCPHLGASTHEAQSRCGKEIAMQIVDMATGKGLAGTVNGQALSKAFAPQTKPWIALARALGTLLHAEGKQAQGSVQVCTLGTPLQEAGSYLTPAVAAGMLAGGTQKEVTLVNAPLLAQEAGLKVTTTHGHVAPEPDGSTGLLQVSLQGTPHRVAGTVQGSTPVLRELNGATFKQPAPLAGPLLIYRAKATEPGALPALAGLLGKVGVQLQSYHSSSTVAGEQWSVVGLSAPLSDLSELKPRTMEVFQLHL